A genomic region of Aquipuribacter hungaricus contains the following coding sequences:
- a CDS encoding chemotaxis protein CheW: MSTLSPAGTQTVPGPGTLLPADGPAHPSPPSPDAGAAIGTTPEAAADTAGTVFGLLRVQGIDIALPLAVLREVVPCPQRLDPLPTTAPAVLGAMHLRRTVLPVVDLGVLLDGALEAAPGPTGEPGNEAEVSERFVVVVAHAERLVGLLVDELRGVGQVPALLVQDVRTQQGALLLSGAFHHADTDRVVSVLDVGVLLQSTGIPTIPDRGRGQSAPVPATSPMDRSPSMGSVAASPGRPGQSETRVLTLVRAGEHALALDVAHVHTTLPRVRPTTSVLTSELCLGVVEYAGLEVPVVDPLVLLGLGRLDRVPEHTAGLVMDLGTGYVVMALDELVDLQEVDPGQVLPVHPFALPAPELFAGLLDVPGRPAGLVLDGQALLAHSTLLSMASVNVTLAASPDATPGASPGAGPVPGPGQRRPGGAGDVTGHQDARPHLAYECGVRAVTPLEQVSEVVPYQAKLIRTGSPGGVGVGVGVPAQDHRRTMEPPPGGAARPGSALLGLFAHRGAAVPVLDLSQQLGLGPCQPGATACLLLVRARHGMVGFVVGGLDRIETVAWADPEHVPGCGPDAPSDKPAPTQAFPATGPGRPGRPGRLGRPGPGALPRPPRAFLQQAQLVRLGQETQLLPRLDLRLLASAVENGALP; this comes from the coding sequence GTGAGCACGCTCAGCCCCGCCGGGACGCAGACCGTGCCGGGACCAGGCACCCTCCTGCCGGCCGACGGACCCGCACACCCCAGCCCGCCGAGCCCAGACGCAGGTGCCGCCATCGGCACGACGCCTGAGGCGGCGGCGGACACGGCGGGCACGGTGTTCGGTCTGCTGCGCGTACAGGGCATCGACATCGCCCTGCCGCTGGCCGTGCTGCGGGAGGTCGTGCCCTGCCCGCAGCGGCTGGACCCTCTGCCCACGACCGCACCAGCCGTCCTCGGTGCCATGCACCTACGCAGGACCGTCCTACCCGTCGTCGACCTGGGCGTCCTGCTGGACGGGGCGCTGGAAGCCGCCCCGGGGCCAACGGGTGAACCGGGCAACGAGGCTGAGGTCAGTGAGCGGTTCGTCGTCGTCGTCGCCCATGCCGAGCGCCTCGTCGGGCTCCTGGTCGACGAGCTGCGCGGCGTCGGGCAGGTCCCTGCCCTGCTGGTGCAGGATGTCCGCACCCAGCAGGGGGCGCTGCTGCTGTCCGGTGCCTTTCACCACGCGGACACCGACCGTGTCGTGAGTGTCCTCGACGTCGGCGTCCTGCTCCAGAGCACCGGAATCCCAACCATCCCCGACCGTGGCCGGGGGCAGAGCGCACCGGTCCCGGCCACGTCCCCCATGGACAGAAGTCCGAGCATGGGATCTGTCGCAGCGTCGCCGGGCCGCCCGGGCCAGTCCGAGACGAGGGTGCTGACCCTGGTTCGGGCCGGAGAGCACGCCCTGGCCCTGGACGTCGCGCACGTGCACACCACCCTGCCGCGGGTGCGCCCGACGACCTCGGTGCTCACCAGCGAGCTGTGCCTGGGGGTCGTGGAGTACGCCGGCCTCGAGGTACCGGTCGTGGACCCCCTCGTCCTGCTCGGCCTCGGCCGCCTGGACCGGGTCCCGGAGCACACGGCCGGGCTGGTCATGGACCTCGGGACCGGGTACGTCGTCATGGCGCTGGACGAGCTGGTCGACCTGCAGGAGGTGGACCCCGGGCAGGTCCTGCCGGTGCACCCGTTCGCCCTGCCCGCCCCCGAGCTGTTCGCCGGGCTCCTGGACGTCCCTGGCCGGCCGGCCGGCCTCGTCCTGGACGGTCAGGCCCTGCTGGCCCACAGCACCTTGCTGAGCATGGCCTCGGTCAACGTGACCCTCGCCGCCAGCCCTGATGCCACACCCGGCGCGAGTCCTGGTGCCGGCCCTGTGCCCGGGCCCGGTCAGCGCCGCCCGGGCGGGGCCGGCGACGTCACCGGCCACCAGGACGCCAGACCCCACCTGGCCTACGAGTGCGGGGTCCGGGCCGTCACCCCGCTGGAGCAGGTCAGCGAGGTCGTGCCATACCAGGCCAAGCTCATCCGTACCGGTAGCCCCGGCGGCGTCGGCGTCGGCGTCGGCGTCCCGGCCCAGGACCATCGCCGAACCATGGAGCCGCCCCCGGGCGGCGCTGCTCGTCCCGGGTCTGCCCTGCTGGGGCTGTTCGCGCACCGGGGCGCGGCGGTCCCCGTCCTGGACCTGTCGCAGCAGCTCGGGCTTGGGCCGTGCCAGCCGGGCGCGACCGCGTGCCTGCTCCTGGTCCGAGCACGGCACGGGATGGTCGGCTTCGTGGTCGGCGGGCTGGACCGGATCGAGACCGTGGCATGGGCCGACCCCGAGCACGTCCCGGGGTGTGGCCCGGATGCACCGAGCGACAAGCCGGCCCCGACGCAAGCATTCCCGGCGACCGGACCGGGCCGACCGGGCCGACCGGGCCGACTGGGTCGTCCAGGCCCAGGGGCGCTCCCCCGCCCCCCTCGGGCGTTCTTGCAGCAGGCGCAGCTGGTCCGCCTGGGCCAGGAGACCCAGCTCCTCCCGCGCCTGGACCTGCGGCTGCTGGCGTCGGCAGTGGAGAACGGGGCCCTGCCGTAG
- a CDS encoding PAS domain S-box protein — protein MDSVDLVGLRGLAQAIDRSQAVIEFDPSGVILTANRNFLDVVGYRLGELQGQHHRVLCDAELAASEEYRRFWDSLAGGAFESGEFSRLAKGGKPVWLQATYNPVIAEDGTVVKIVKLASDITESKATAAEFLGKVAAMDRSQAVVEFSLDGRVLTANRNFLDTVGYTLAGVQGKHHRIFCDREYTASADYREFWDDLSRGEFLSGEFRRVAKDGREVWLQATYNPIMDPNGNPVKVVKYASDITVAKARTAEFLGKVAAIDRSQAVIEFSLDGTILTANSNFLQTMGYSLAEVQGKHHRMFCEPGHAETGQYREFWERLGAGEFETGEYKRLTKDGREVWLQASYNPIMNPDGVPVSVVKFASDVTAAKVRSAEVQARVDAVDRAQAAIEFDLEGVVLHANENFLRVMGFSLREVVGQHHSTFCTPEYTRSVEYRDFWLRLGKGEVIAGRFHRVGKYGRDVHIQATYNPILDLNGAPVKIVKYAYDVSAQVEQEQRVAQGTQDMTACVRELAGSIEDIAINSTTATSLAAQTHDNAQQGVQALQASLEAIGLIQSSSSEIGEIVRVMGEIASQTNLLAFNASIEAARAGEHGVGFSIVAGEVRKLAERSSQAAQQIGDLIKQSATRVDQGADVSQRAEDAFKRIVTSVEQTRQAIATISESTRVQQAASQQVNTLISQLSTGEQA, from the coding sequence GTGGACTCGGTGGACCTGGTGGGGCTGCGGGGTCTGGCTCAGGCGATCGACCGGTCGCAGGCGGTCATCGAGTTCGACCCCTCCGGTGTGATCCTGACCGCGAACCGGAACTTCCTGGACGTGGTCGGGTACCGGCTGGGCGAGCTGCAGGGCCAGCACCACCGGGTGCTGTGCGACGCGGAGCTGGCGGCCTCGGAGGAGTACCGGCGGTTCTGGGACAGCCTGGCCGGTGGGGCGTTCGAGTCCGGGGAGTTCTCCCGTCTGGCCAAGGGCGGCAAGCCGGTGTGGTTGCAGGCCACGTACAACCCGGTCATCGCCGAGGACGGCACGGTCGTGAAGATCGTGAAGTTAGCCTCCGACATCACCGAGTCCAAGGCCACGGCGGCGGAGTTCCTGGGTAAGGTCGCGGCGATGGACCGCTCCCAGGCGGTGGTGGAGTTCTCCCTGGACGGGCGGGTCCTGACCGCGAACCGGAACTTCCTGGACACCGTGGGTTACACGCTGGCGGGGGTGCAGGGCAAGCACCACCGGATCTTCTGCGACCGGGAGTACACCGCCTCGGCGGATTACCGGGAGTTCTGGGACGACCTGAGCCGGGGGGAGTTCCTGTCCGGGGAGTTCCGGCGGGTCGCGAAGGACGGGCGGGAGGTGTGGCTGCAGGCCACCTACAACCCGATCATGGACCCGAACGGCAATCCGGTGAAGGTCGTCAAGTACGCCTCCGACATCACCGTCGCCAAGGCCCGGACCGCGGAGTTCCTCGGCAAGGTCGCCGCGATCGACCGGTCCCAGGCGGTCATCGAGTTCTCCCTGGACGGGACGATCCTCACCGCCAACAGCAACTTCCTGCAGACGATGGGCTACTCCCTGGCCGAGGTCCAGGGCAAGCACCACCGGATGTTCTGCGAGCCCGGCCACGCCGAGACCGGGCAGTACCGGGAGTTCTGGGAGCGGCTCGGGGCGGGGGAGTTCGAGACCGGCGAGTACAAGCGCCTCACCAAGGACGGCCGGGAGGTCTGGCTGCAGGCCTCCTACAACCCGATCATGAACCCCGACGGGGTACCGGTCAGCGTGGTCAAGTTCGCCAGCGACGTCACCGCGGCCAAGGTCCGCTCCGCGGAGGTCCAGGCCCGGGTCGACGCCGTGGACCGCGCCCAGGCAGCGATCGAGTTCGACCTGGAAGGCGTGGTCCTGCACGCCAACGAGAACTTCCTTCGGGTGATGGGCTTCTCCCTGCGGGAGGTCGTCGGTCAGCACCACAGCACGTTCTGCACGCCGGAGTACACCCGCTCGGTGGAGTACCGGGACTTCTGGCTGCGCCTGGGCAAGGGCGAGGTCATCGCCGGCCGGTTCCACCGGGTCGGCAAGTACGGGCGCGACGTGCACATCCAGGCCACGTACAACCCGATCCTCGACCTCAACGGCGCGCCGGTGAAGATCGTCAAGTACGCCTACGACGTCAGCGCGCAGGTCGAGCAGGAGCAGCGAGTCGCGCAGGGGACGCAGGACATGACCGCGTGCGTCCGGGAGCTGGCCGGGTCCATCGAGGACATCGCCATCAACTCCACCACCGCCACGTCCCTGGCCGCGCAGACCCACGACAACGCCCAGCAGGGCGTGCAGGCGCTGCAGGCCTCCCTGGAGGCGATCGGGCTGATCCAGAGCTCCTCCAGCGAGATCGGCGAGATCGTCCGGGTCATGGGCGAGATCGCCAGCCAGACCAACCTCCTCGCCTTCAACGCCTCTATCGAGGCCGCACGCGCCGGGGAGCACGGCGTGGGGTTCTCCATCGTCGCCGGCGAGGTCCGCAAGCTCGCCGAACGCTCCTCCCAGGCCGCCCAGCAGATCGGGGACCTGATCAAGCAGTCCGCCACCCGGGTCGACCAGGGCGCGGACGTGTCCCAGCGCGCTGAGGACGCCTTCAAGCGCATCGTCACCAGCGTCGAGCAGACCCGCCAGGCCATCGCCACGATCTCAGAGTCCACCCGGGTCCAGCAGGCCGCGTCCCAGCAGGTCAACACCCTCATCAGCCAGCTGTCCACCGGTGAGCAGGCCTAG
- a CDS encoding response regulator: MLYVEDQPSDVLLVTRLMQRRGGVQVHVARTGVGGLAAAARLRPDVVLLDLHLPDLPGETVLYELRRLPGLCSPPVLVLSADASPASVERLMAAGVTAYLTKPLDVASLFAHLDALEPALPSPAPPSALTGSVA; this comes from the coding sequence ATGCTCTACGTGGAGGACCAGCCCTCCGACGTGCTGCTGGTCACCCGGCTCATGCAGCGCCGGGGCGGGGTCCAGGTGCACGTCGCCCGCACCGGGGTCGGTGGGCTCGCGGCCGCGGCGCGGCTGCGTCCGGATGTCGTCCTGCTCGACCTGCACCTGCCCGACCTGCCGGGGGAGACCGTCCTGTACGAGCTGCGCCGGCTGCCCGGCCTCTGCTCGCCACCGGTGCTGGTGCTGAGCGCCGACGCCTCTCCTGCCAGCGTCGAGCGGCTCATGGCCGCCGGGGTCACCGCCTACTTGACCAAGCCGCTGGACGTGGCCAGCCTCTTCGCCCACCTGGACGCCCTGGAGCCGGCTCTGCCCTCCCCGGCCCCACCGTCCGCCCTGACCGGGTCCGTGGCGTGA
- a CDS encoding ATP-binding protein, with product MTRIPASGRLPVEDSLFDRLREVDPGIATLSVTKSTLVATSHLIETLVYEHGQRCVLVSGFQHGRHWAGERDRYLQLSGDHDVIALFAGRELPAGSGVDHVGLRLRTGDPLAQEWFVLAVGPGLAVTLCGLDGDAHSAAQAPVRQAERVFDVVWSLDPQVAAVAAQVVVAGVRRTAPERAEEVAALLAEAGRRPPSPVEAARASDALLAGMVRRVEAVGRREQQVLAAASQEKSVFLSRMSHELRTPLNAILGFAQLLELDAEQPEAQESVEQILRAGRGMVGLVDELLDIGRIEAGGLNLDLQPVPVGPLVAGVVSMMSPLVASASLVLRDRVEQPGPRVRADEARLRQVLLNLLSNAVKYTPAGGQVEVGVTRTPDAVRLSVSDTGPGLSVGELERLFTPFERLGAAQRGIPGNGLGLVVSRALVQAMGGQLEVDSRPGAGSTFTVALPAAATGMDADAEPVGDAEPEDDAEPRVRT from the coding sequence ATGACTCGTATCCCAGCGTCGGGACGGCTCCCGGTCGAGGACTCGCTGTTCGACCGTCTGCGGGAGGTGGACCCGGGTATCGCGACGTTGTCGGTGACGAAGTCGACGTTGGTGGCGACGAGCCACCTCATCGAGACCCTGGTGTACGAGCACGGGCAGCGGTGCGTGCTGGTGTCGGGTTTCCAGCACGGCCGGCACTGGGCGGGCGAGCGTGACCGTTACCTGCAGCTGTCCGGCGACCACGACGTGATTGCGCTGTTCGCCGGGCGGGAGCTGCCGGCGGGGTCGGGGGTGGACCATGTGGGGTTGCGGCTGCGCACCGGGGACCCTCTGGCGCAGGAGTGGTTCGTGCTGGCGGTGGGGCCGGGCCTGGCGGTCACGCTGTGCGGGCTGGACGGGGACGCCCACTCCGCGGCGCAGGCACCGGTCCGGCAGGCCGAGCGGGTCTTCGACGTGGTGTGGAGCCTGGACCCGCAGGTGGCGGCCGTCGCGGCGCAGGTCGTCGTGGCGGGCGTGCGACGTACCGCCCCCGAGCGTGCGGAGGAGGTGGCCGCCCTGCTCGCGGAGGCCGGTCGTCGTCCGCCTTCGCCGGTGGAGGCGGCGCGGGCCTCGGACGCCCTGCTGGCGGGGATGGTCCGTCGGGTGGAGGCGGTGGGCAGGCGCGAGCAGCAGGTCCTGGCCGCCGCTAGCCAGGAGAAGAGCGTTTTCCTGTCGCGGATGAGCCACGAGCTGCGGACCCCGCTCAACGCGATCCTCGGGTTCGCGCAGCTGCTGGAGCTCGATGCCGAGCAGCCCGAGGCGCAAGAGTCGGTGGAGCAGATCCTGCGCGCGGGCCGGGGGATGGTGGGCCTGGTCGACGAGCTCCTCGACATCGGGCGGATCGAGGCCGGCGGCCTCAACCTCGACCTGCAGCCGGTCCCGGTCGGGCCGCTGGTGGCCGGGGTGGTGTCGATGATGAGCCCGTTGGTCGCGTCGGCTTCGCTGGTGCTGCGCGACCGGGTCGAGCAGCCGGGACCCCGGGTCAGGGCGGACGAGGCACGCCTGCGTCAGGTGCTGCTGAACCTGCTGTCCAACGCCGTGAAGTACACCCCCGCGGGCGGCCAGGTCGAGGTGGGTGTCACGCGCACCCCTGACGCGGTGCGGCTGTCGGTCTCCGACACCGGGCCCGGTCTGAGCGTGGGGGAGCTGGAGCGGCTGTTCACCCCGTTCGAGCGTCTCGGTGCAGCGCAGCGCGGCATCCCGGGCAACGGCCTGGGGCTGGTGGTCAGCCGTGCCCTGGTCCAGGCGATGGGCGGTCAGCTGGAGGTCGACAGCCGCCCCGGAGCCGGGTCCACGTTCACCGTCGCCCTCCCCGCCGCAGCGACCGGCATGGACGCTGACGCCGAGCCCGTGGGCGACGCAGAGCCTGAGGATGACGCCGAGCCCAGGGTGAGGACCTGA